A section of the Osmia lignaria lignaria isolate PbOS001 chromosome 3, iyOsmLign1, whole genome shotgun sequence genome encodes:
- the cno gene encoding adherens junction formation factor afadin isoform X7, translated as MMYERRKYLNEQDGRMNRSKDTAYLSAEKRKQQNKRKDTEDQWKIVMATELANKKAEREALRGVIQQWNANRLDLFELSEPNEDLEFHGVMRFYFQDSGQKVATKCIRVASDATSQAVIETLIEKFRPDMRMLSVPEYALYEIHENGDERKLGLDEKPLLVQLNWHIDDREGRFLLRRIDDKTNAQGVGFSSSEGSSFRRKLSKREKKQMKKQEKLSRLKSLEQEENTVPLDQNGVAEKLYTELPETSFTRSISNPEAVMRRRRQQKLERKLQQFRSKDGGPDTGGTLKIYGEALCKDVPYKTLLLSVRDSAVHVVREMLSKYGLEKVDPQQYCLVQVNSEHVNGGSQQEYILDDDECPLAILMNHPSARGSIMFHVRRRPADYVPRKRKKKPSGKWNELDHRYEDERLPFLLELNPDGSDVPNGAGARHRLQPNVTEVGSERPIGPQAVQAQTLTLTGPTVMPRHCVIAFTENIVTLTPCSRDAHTYVNNQRIHQTTILQNGAIVKFGRLHTFRFIDPAPEERIRQRHESTRQIEYGYDRLLLYRRRSPDLTGQETNVERYGSTSGTPNSGQNQGSQNQGQANQEQASHPSSPSKSTTNSAVGHPQSPTHASESTHNYETTFDLDGNVETASLTSSRDGNRTLQNDRQVRGTDPILPAVLEFLEETEETFFHAVITDVEPSAPQFKLAPTYTLYLAARYRASTHYRPELQPTERAHRLTVMLANVATMIQRVIQERYMDASSLALWLANGSELLHMLKNDRHVGAFSTRAQDILTEAVHAAFASLVRCISLELAPAMSQFMADADEPAKEAGVLQIFSNTMALLRRCRVNAALTIQLFSHLFHAINATAFNSLVSNTNLCVRWFGRRLKARLNALETWAERQGLELASQCHLATIMQATHLLQAPKYNAEELATLSSTCFKLNSLQVRALLQKYQPAADEPRLPAELIENVVRVAESVADTLARADGREIRLEEEPTLALALLLPEDGYSCEVIRGVPPGLAEFLAPLQRDGLCRMAPQPTSSGYWTIYMIDHHNNFRSPSAMSNRSGSGYSCNAGGPNSSQPEIHVIKLHKSTNGMGLSIVAAKGAGQDRLGIYIKSVVAGGAADADGRLTAGDQLLKVDGQSLVGITQEKAAEYLVRTGPIVTLEVAKQGAIYHGLATLLSQPSPVMSRAAHKVRPKSEHLETPKVQEASDEHPSSSRSMGNLLDAPRPTAITLPDRSVDPVSDVGTDGKQQHEVFNPGYSRASSSNSVTPPVTQPLPMNAINGSTSLRSRSSHNLHDPTRIGTLPPSGLLVGRQQSSPNLNPGQATTNNNASSNVNAALNVLQGNEAERFYQNLSIYRNQDGTAKQRYSPSQHLEERNLLQPQKNSRGSQNSLNRPGTFETSQIRDRPISAYVPQNQQQSYLGGQSQSQSQSQSQSQLYSQQGCAPPPPRSQSSRDMIRQEAKLQEMQEEVRRRELRGGVPVPSNQYRPNTAYNVKANTIASTSSSVRPTKSLGSQPNLGSSPPVTVPTSPISVSSHSAKQVGTSSYGYLDPQYGSYMIQHSKSPHMHPHQHQHQHQHQSQSQAQPQSQPQSQPQPQPQPQPQPQPQPQHQHQHPHQYSHQHQYQHPHYHHHQNMQQQNFVHVQYGTTPPSRGKSELTRLQPNGMMLEYGRDQNSQETDQSQRLTIGSQYYLNGNSDVRNEQYAGENSMNRSQIAAEGNTLMTNEMTPIRPTLPEEGYTESPPPPPPNTSTHPLYNKQSDSRYTASMQDPPRGGYYPANGMGSALQPRQYQYSATNPWQREEREKEQARRREAARQWRDQQIAELSALPHRTPQQEEQLRALQLERDFQKRAEEVANQQDDDEESNDLDAESIQRLQGLLRTTTVQERNNASEPQVNLSRNNVANQSVRGNYAAQSLDRTVHGTSIITHGADASQTSQNVQTNCLSQQENSNSHSSSNFQHEQSMQMQNSAGQMQISSLIQSNTAQKSGSHGPIQSIEDKDMHRRSDEIKRRQLELDEVQKKKEEDANKQQQIQQMYQQQQQQQQQHLHHHHHHHLQQPQSHIKSQQMLHPNMLRLDNLSINGLTSSSTQNGNNDAPLPPERGSSFAVMSQTGVLRSNNSNSSNIMTLTSPQSTTVKRVSFHDSNANVESVQRNVSSGNLTAIPSTTMDVISEDPNIFINDAEMLLASPKTPEGPGIPISGSTPGVIGAQEVYKDPRQRRLAEKQKQQQQNSQVGPVPEKLSFKEKMKMFAMETGEDGTPRDKVKISRAQREIDNIGNPTTALISNNGNNSSNNYNNNNGNNINAVTTNNTNNSNSSSSSSSSNNNAHNNRN; from the exons ATGATgtacgaaagaagaaaatatttaaacgaaCAAGATGGTAGGATGAATCGATCGAAAGATACCGCGTATTTATCAGCTGAGAAAAGAAAACAACAGAACAAAAGAAAAGATACAGAGGATCAATGGAAAATAGT AATGGCCACGGAGCTGGCAAATAAGAAAGCTGAGCGCGAAGCTCTGCGTGGCGTAATTCAACAATGGAACGCCAATAGATTGGATCTGTTTGAACTTTCGGAACCGAACGAG GATTTGGAGTTTCACGGTGTAATGAGATTTTATTTTCAAGACAGCGGTCAGAAAGTGGCGACAAAATGTATTAGGGTAGCATCAGATGCGACGAGTCAAGCGGTGATCGAaactttaattgaaaaattccgTCCAGATATGCGAATGCTCTCGGTTCCGGAGTATGCGCTTTACGAAATACACGAAAACGGCG ACGAACGTAAACTCGGTCTGGATGAGAAACCACTGCTGGTGCAGCTAAATTGGCACATCGATGATCGAGAAGGACGTTTTCTGTTGAGGAGGATCGATGATAAGACGAACGCGCAAGGCGTAGGCTTCTCTTCTTCGGAGGGGTCCAGCTTTCGTAGAAAGCTGAGCAAACGGGAAAAGAAACAGATGAAGAAACAAGAAAAACTGAGTCGCCTAAAGAGTTTGGAACAAGAGGAAAACACAGTGCCCCTCGATCAGAATGGCGTGGCTGAAAAATTGTACACGG AATTGCCGGAAACTAGCTTTACCAGAAGCATTTCGAATCCGGAAGCCGTGATGAGGAGGCGACGTCAGCAAAAGTTGGAAAGAAAACTGCAGCAGTTTCGCAGCAAGGATGGTGGCCCGGACACCGGTGGGACATTGAAGATTTACGGCGAAGCGCTTTGCAAGGATGTACCGTATAAAACGCTACTTCTGAGCGTACGAGATTCAGCGGTTCACGTTGTGCGAGAGATGCTCTCCAAATACGGTTTAGAGAAGGTTGATCCGCAGCAGTATTGTCTCGTGCAG GTAAATAGCGAACACGTTAACGGAGGATCTCAACAGGAATACATATTGGACGACGACGAATGCCCTCTAGCTATTCTCATGAATCATCCTTCTGCACGAG GTTCCATCATGTTTCATGTCCGAAGAAGGCCTGCCGATTACGTGCCTCGGAAACGGAAGAAAAAGCCTAGTGGCAAGTGGAACGAACTCGATCACAG ATACGAAGATGAAAGATTGCCCTTTTTACTGGAATTGAATCCTGACGGGAGCGACGTTCCAAATGGAGCTGGTGCAAGACATCGGTTACAACCTAACGTGACGGAGGTGGGTTCGGAAAGACCGATAGGCCCTCAAGCTGTTCAAGCTCAAACTCTCACGTTGACTGGACCGACTGTTATGCCGAGACACTGTGTGATCGCTTTTACGGAAAATATCGTTACTCTCACCCCTTGCTCCAGGGATGCTCACACATACGTGAACAACCAACGGATACATCAAACGACGATACTCCAG AACGGAGCGATCGTGAAATTCGGCAGACTGCATACCTTTCGGTTCATCGATCCGGCACCCGAAGAACGCATCAGACAACGACACGAGTCTACGAGGCAAATCGAATACGGTTACGATCG CTTGCTTCTGTACCGTAGACGCTCGCCAGACTTGACTGGTCAGGAGACAAACGTGGAGCGATACGGCTCGACATCCGGCACTCCGAACAGCGGACAGAATCAAGGGTCGCAGAATCAGGGCCAGGCGAATCAAGAACAAGCTTCTCATCCATCTAGTCCGAGCAAATCGACGACTAATTCCGCTGTTGGTCATCCTCAAAGTCCGACGCACGCGTCAGAGTCCACCCATAATTACGAGACTACGTTTGATCTCGATGGAAACGTTGAGACTGCCAGTTTAACCAGCAGCAGAGACGGTAACAG GACGTTGCAAAATGATCGGCAAGTACGTGGCACGGATCCAATTTTGCCAGCCGTGCTGGAGTTCCTGGAGGAAACGGAGGAAACGTTTTTCCACGCGGTGATCACGGACGTGGAACCGTCCGCGCCTCAATTCAAACTTGCACCAACGTATACGCTTTATCTGGCAGCGAGGTACCGGGCAAGTACGCATTACAGGCCAGAGCTACAACCGACGGAAAGGGCGCACAGGTTGACCGTGATGCTGGCGAATGTTGCCACCATGATACAACGCGTGATACAG GAACGATACATGGACGCGTCTTCTCTGGCGCTGTGGTTGGCAAACGGGTCAGAATTATTGCACATGCTGAAGAACGATCGACACGTGGGTGCGTTCTCGACAAGAGCGCAAGACATTCTGACGGAAGCTGTTCACGCTGCATTCGCATCTTTAGTGCGATGTATATCTTTAGAGCTAGCTCCTGCAATGTCTCAGTTCATGGCTGACGCCGACGAGCCTGCGAAAGAGGCCGgggttttacaaatattttccaACACGATGGCTCTGCTAAGGCGGTGCAGAGTAAATGCCGCTCTCACTATTCAATTGTTCAGCCACTTGTTTCACGCGATCAACGCGACAGCTTTCAACTCGTTGGTCTCGAATACGAATTTGTGCGTCCGATGGTTCGGTCGTCGATTGAAAGCAAGATTGAACGCGCTCGAGACCTGGGCCGAGAGGCAGGGTCTCGAATTGGCGAGCCAGTGCCATTTGGCGACGATCATGCAAGCGACGCACTTGCTACAGGCGCCGAAATACAACGCGGAGGAGCTTGCCACCTTAAGCTCCACGTGTTTCAAATTGAATTCTCTTCAGGTCAGGGCGTTGTTACAAAAGTATCAACCAGCCGCTGACGAACCGAGACTTCCAGCGGAACTGATCGAGAACGTGGTACGAGTAGCGGAGAGTGTGGCCGACACGCTAGCGCGTGCTGACGGCAGAGAGATTCGACTCGAGGAAGAGCCAACGCTCGCGTTGGCGCTTCTTCTGCCCGAGGATGGGTACAGTTGCGAGGTGATACGCGGAGTTCCACCAGGATTAGCAGAATTCTTAGCACCGTTGCAACGAGACGGTCTATGTCGAATGGCTCCGCAGCCTACGAGCAGCGGATACTGGACCATATACATGATCGATCATCACAACAAT TTTCGCAGTCCCAGCGCGATGAGTAACAGATCCGGTAGCGGCTATTCCTGTAACGCAGGAGGACCAAATTCCTCTCAGCCAGAGATACACGTGATCAAATTACACAAATCTACCAACGGGATGGGTTTGAGCATTGTCGCGGCAAAG GGCGCCGGTCAAGATAGGCTGGGAATATATATAAAAAGCGTGGTTGCAGGTGGTGCCGCCGATGCT GATGGTAGATTGACGGCTGGCGATCAACTGCTCAAGGTTGACGGACAAAGTTTAGTTGGAATTACTCAAGAAAA AGCCGCCGAGTATCTGGTGCGCACGGGACCGATAGTGACCCTCGAAGTTGCCAAGCAGGGTGCCATATATCATGGTTTGGCTACTTTATTGTCGCAACCGTCACCGGTTATGAGCAGAG CAGCGCACAAGGTTCGACCCAAGTCCGAGCACTTGGAAACTCCAAAGGTACAAGAAGCAAGCGACGAGCATCCGTCCAGCTCGCGTTCGATGGGTAATTTATTGGATGCGCCAAGGCCCACGGCAATTACTTTGCCAGACCGTTCGGTCGATCCAGTGTCAG ACGTAGGTACCGATGGTAAGCAACAGCACGAGGTATTCAACCCTGGTTATAGCAGAGCATCTTCCAGTAATAGCGTTACTCCGCCAGTCACCCAGCCGTTGCCAATGAACGCCATTAATGGCTCAACGTCGTTACGTTCTCG TTCCAGTCATAATTTACACGACCCGACGAGAATCGGTACGTTACCGCCGAGCGGTCTTCTGGTCGGTAGACAACAATCCTCTCCGAATTTGAATCCTGGTCAAGCAACAACGAATAACAATGCTTCGAGTAACGTTAACGCGGCCTTGAACGTGCTTCAAGGTAACGAAGCTGAAAGGTTTTATCAGAATTTGAGTATCTACAGGAATCAAGACGGCACGGCGAAACAACGATATAGTCCATCTCAACATTTGGAGGAGAG AAATCTTCTGCAGCCGCAGAAGAACTCGAGAGGTTCGCAAAATTCTTTGAATCGACCGGGAACGTTTGAAACTAGCCAAATCAGAGACCGTCCAATATCCGCTTACGTACCTCAAAACCAACAACAGTCTTATTTAGGCGGGCAATCGCAGTCGCAGTCGCAGTCGCAATCGCAATCGCAATTGTATTCGCAACAAGGATGCGCACCGCCACCTCCGAGATCTCAGTCCTCGCGAGACATGATACGACAGGAAGCAAAACTTCAGGAAATGCAGGAAGAAGTGAGAAGACGAGAATTGCGGGGTGGCGTGCCAGTTCCATCGAATCAATATCGACCAAATACCGCGTACAATGTAAAAGCAAATACGATTGCATCGACAAGTTCCTCCGTTCGTCCGACGAAATCTCTTGGTTCTCAACCAAATTTGGGATCGAGTCCGCCGGTGACGGTGCCCACATCTCCGATTTCGGTATCCAGCCATAGCGCGAAACAAGTTGGTACCTCTAGTTACGGTTACTTGGATCCGCAGTATGGATCGTACATGATCCAACACAGCAAGTCCCCGCATATGCATCCGCATCAACATCAACACCAGCATCAGCATCAATCTCAATCTCAAGCTCAACCTCAATCTCAGCCTCAGTCTCAACCTCAACCTCAACCTCAACCTCAACCTCAACCTCAACCTCAACCTCAACATCAGCATCAACACCCGCATCAATACTCTCATCAACACCAATACCAACATCCGCATTACCATCACCATCAGAACATGCAACAGCAGAACTTTGTGCACGTCCAATACGGCACTACGCCTCCATCGAGAGGAAAAAGCGAATTGACGCGATTACAACCGAATGGAATGATGCTCGAATATGGAAGAGATCAGAACTCTCAAGAAACTGATCAAAGTCAACGTCTTACCATTGGATCGCAGTAttatttaaatggaaattcGGACGTACGAAACGAACAGTACGCTGGTGAAAATAGCATGAATAGATCACAGATCGCGGCAGAAGGTAATACTTTGATGACTAATGAGATGACTCCGATTAGACCCACCCTTCCGGAAGAGGGATACACCGAAAGCCCTCCGCCACCGCCACCAAACACTTCGACTCATCCTCTTTATAACAAACAGTCGGATTCGAG ATACACCGCGAGTATGCAGGATCCTCCTCGCGGCGGATATTACCCGGCTAACGGGATGGGAAGCGCGTTGCAACCGCGTCAGTATCAGTACAGTGCCACGAATCCTTGGCagcgagaagaaagagaaaag GAACAAGCGCGCAGAAGGGAAGCGGCAAGACAATGGCGGGACCAACAAATAGCGGAATTAAGCGCGTTACCTCATAGAACTCCCCAACAGGAAGAACAGCTTAGAGCGCTCCAGTTGGAGAGGGATTTTCAAAAGAGAGCCGAAGAGGTCGCTAATCAACAAGACGATGACGAGGAAAGCAATGATTTGGACGCAGAGAGTATACAGCGACTTCAAGGGTTGCTTCGTACAACGACGGTTCAAGAACGAAACAATGCATCGGAACCACAGGTCAATCTGtccagaaacaacgtggccaaTCAATCCGTCAGAGGAAACTATGCTGCACAAAGCCTGGATAGAACCGTGCATGGTACGAGTATTATCACGCACGGGGCTGACGCATCGCAAACTTCCCAAAACGTTCAAACGAATTGTTTAAGCCAGCAAGAAAACTCTAATTCCCATTCGTCGTCGAACTTTCAACACGAGCAAAGCATGCAAATGCAAAATAGTGCCGGACAAATGCAGATATCATCCTTAATTCAATCGAATACTGCTCAAAAGTCCGGCTCCCATGGTCCTATTCAGTCCATCGAAGACAAAGATATGCATCGTAGATCAGATGAGATTAAACGAAGGCAGTTGGAACTCGATGAAgttcagaaaaagaaagaggaagatgcTAATAAGCAGCAACAAATTCAACAGATGtatcaacagcagcaacaacagcaacaacagcatctccaccatcatcaccatcatcatttGCAGCAACCGCAATCTCATATCAAGAGTCAACAAATGTTACATCCTAATATGTTACGGTTGGATAACTTGTCCATTAATGGACTCACCTCGTCTT CTACACAAAATGGTAATAACGACGCGCCTCTGCCACCGGAACGAGGTTCCAGTTTTGCGGTGATGTCGCAGACTGGGGTACTCCGATCGAACAATTCAAATTCATCGAATATTATGACATTAACTTCCCCGCAATCAACGACCGTCAAGAGAGTCTCCTTTCATGATTCGAACGCAAACGTGGAATCAGTACAACGAAATGTATCGTCTGGAAATTTAACCGCGATTCCGTCCACAACTATGGATGTCATTTCAGAAGATCCAAAC ATTTTCATCAACGATGCTGAAATGTTATTGGCATCTCCAAAGACGCCCGAAGGACCTGGTATACCAATTAGCGGTAGTACACCTGGCGTGATAGGCGCTCAAGAAGTTTACAA GGATCCGAGGCAAAGACGACTTGCTGAAAAGCAAAAACAACAGCAACAAAATTCTCAAGTTGGACCAGTACCTGAGAAACTAAGTTTCAAGGAGAAAATGAAGATGTTTGCGATGGAAACGGGAGAAGATGGAACACCACGGGATAAGGTGAAAATTTCGCGTGCTCAACGCGAAATAGATAACATAGGTAATCCTACTACTGCACTGATCAGCAATAACGGCAACAACAGCAGTAATAATTACAACAACAATAACGGTAACAATATCAATGCCGTTACTACTAACAATACAAACAatagcaacagcagcagcagcagcagcagcagcaacaacaacgcTCATAACAATAGGAATTAA